A genomic segment from Bosea sp. OAE506 encodes:
- a CDS encoding phosphoribosyl-ATP diphosphatase produces the protein MTFTLSDLEARIDERAAASVDESWTAKLLAAGPERCAKKFGEEAVEAVIAAVKGDRDELIAESADVLYHLLVVLKARDVALQDVLSQLEARTVRSGLAEKAARPR, from the coding sequence ATGACCTTCACCCTCTCCGATCTCGAAGCTCGCATCGACGAGCGCGCCGCCGCGTCAGTGGACGAATCCTGGACCGCGAAGCTGCTCGCCGCGGGCCCCGAGCGCTGCGCCAAGAAGTTCGGCGAGGAGGCGGTCGAGGCCGTGATCGCCGCGGTGAAGGGCGACCGGGACGAGCTGATCGCGGAAAGCGCGGACGTACTCTATCATCTCTTGGTTGTACTGAAGGCCCGTGATGTTGCATTGCAGGACGTGTTGAGCCAGCTTGAGGCCCGCACTGTGCGCTCCGGTCTGGCGGAGAAAGCCGCACGCCCCCGTTGA
- a CDS encoding CoA transferase subunit A, with the protein MAEFVSLSQGIEAVLSDGCSVAMEGFTHLIPHAAGHETIRQGKRRLTLIRMTPDLIYDQLIGTGCAEKLIFSWGGNPGVGSLHRFRDAVENGWPHRLEIEEHSHAAMANAYEAGAANLPFAVFRGYKGVDLPSVNPQIRSVTCPYTGEVLATVPAIRPDAAIIHALKADREGNVLLEGIVGVQKEAVLAAKRSLVTVEEIVDDFGPRNANAVILPSWAVTAIAHVPGGAYPSYAHGYYKRANDFYIAWDKIARERETFLAWIKENVLEKGPDAFARHAQARKEAA; encoded by the coding sequence GTGGCGGAATTCGTCTCCCTCTCGCAGGGAATCGAGGCGGTCCTCAGCGATGGCTGTTCCGTCGCGATGGAGGGCTTTACCCATCTCATCCCCCATGCCGCGGGTCATGAGACGATCCGTCAGGGCAAGCGTCGCCTGACGCTAATCCGGATGACGCCGGACCTGATCTACGACCAGCTGATCGGCACCGGCTGCGCGGAGAAGCTGATCTTCTCCTGGGGCGGCAATCCCGGCGTCGGCTCGCTGCACCGCTTCCGCGACGCGGTCGAGAATGGCTGGCCGCACCGGCTCGAGATCGAGGAGCACAGCCACGCCGCCATGGCCAACGCCTATGAGGCGGGCGCCGCGAACCTGCCCTTCGCCGTGTTCCGTGGCTACAAGGGCGTCGATCTGCCCTCCGTCAATCCGCAGATCCGCTCCGTCACCTGCCCCTATACCGGCGAGGTGCTGGCGACGGTGCCGGCGATCCGCCCCGATGCGGCGATCATCCATGCGCTGAAGGCCGATCGCGAGGGCAATGTCCTGCTCGAGGGCATTGTCGGCGTGCAGAAGGAGGCGGTTCTCGCGGCGAAGCGCTCGCTCGTCACGGTTGAGGAGATCGTCGACGATTTCGGCCCGCGCAACGCCAATGCGGTGATCCTGCCGTCCTGGGCCGTCACCGCGATCGCCCATGTGCCGGGCGGTGCCTACCCGTCCTACGCCCATGGCTATTACAAGCGCGCCAACGATTTCTACATCGCCTGGGACAAGATCGCCCGGGAGCGCGAGACCTTCTTGGCCTGGATCAAGGAAAACGTGCTGGAAAAGGGGCCTGATGCCTTCGCCCGCCATGCGCAGGCCCGGAAGGAGGCAGCCTGA
- the pcaH gene encoding protocatechuate 3,4-dioxygenase subunit beta: MSLIYPRESLAAHPANTSPAYGSTVKRAPSKPLILLPHTLSETTGPVFGHTAVAAGDADLTRQHVGEPLGERIIVSGRVLDEDGRPVPHTLIEIWQANAGGRYVHVRDQHPAPLDPNFTGAGRALTDAEGRYRFVTVKPGAYPWRNHHNAWRPAHIHFSLFGPSFLSRVITQMYFPGDPLFKYDPIFQSITDAQVRDRLVSRFDLATTEPEWALGYQFDIVLRGRNATPVEEPHEH; encoded by the coding sequence ATGAGCCTGATCTATCCGCGCGAGAGCCTGGCCGCGCATCCGGCAAATACCTCGCCCGCCTACGGCTCGACGGTGAAGCGCGCCCCGTCGAAGCCCCTAATCCTGCTGCCGCACACGCTCTCGGAGACGACCGGCCCGGTCTTCGGCCATACGGCCGTCGCGGCGGGCGATGCTGACCTGACACGCCAGCATGTCGGCGAACCGCTGGGCGAACGCATCATCGTCTCGGGCCGCGTTCTCGACGAGGACGGCCGGCCGGTGCCGCACACGCTGATCGAGATCTGGCAGGCCAATGCCGGCGGGCGCTACGTCCATGTCCGCGATCAGCATCCGGCCCCGCTCGACCCCAATTTTACCGGGGCAGGGCGCGCGCTGACGGATGCGGAAGGCCGCTATCGCTTCGTCACCGTGAAGCCCGGCGCCTATCCCTGGCGCAACCACCACAATGCCTGGCGCCCGGCCCATATCCATTTCTCGCTCTTCGGGCCGAGCTTTCTGTCACGCGTCATCACCCAGATGTATTTCCCGGGCGACCCGCTGTTCAAATACGACCCGATCTTCCAGTCGATCACCGACGCGCAGGTGCGCGATCGCCTCGTCTCGCGCTTCGACCTGGCCACGACCGAGCCGGAATGGGCGCTCGGCTACCAGTTCGACATCGTCCTGCGCGGCCGCAACGCGACGCCGGTGGAGGAGCCGCATGAGCACTGA
- a CDS encoding ribokinase — translation MIVVFGSLNVDLVTPVERLPGAGETVIGPSYALHPGGKGANQALAARRAGAPVRLVGAVGTDAFADIALSLLAADGVDLADVARVAAPTGAAFIAVDADGANQIVVAAGANAQASAAAMASVPLGEGDILLLQREVPEAECLAAARHMKQSGGRVILNLAPAGPPDHALLAGLDMLVANEHEALVLAQSLGWAEREPDDIARRCDGELGIVCIVTLGGEGVVGWHGGVRRRLAAPAVSVVDTVAAGDSFTGAFAAALSAGYGFSGALQRGLAAGSLACTAAGAQPSIPHKDAIEALVGQSFL, via the coding sequence ATGATCGTCGTCTTCGGATCGCTCAATGTCGATCTGGTCACCCCGGTCGAGCGCCTGCCCGGCGCCGGCGAGACCGTCATCGGCCCCTCCTACGCGCTCCATCCCGGCGGCAAGGGCGCCAACCAGGCGCTGGCGGCCCGCCGCGCGGGAGCGCCGGTGCGTCTCGTCGGCGCGGTCGGGACCGATGCCTTCGCCGACATCGCGCTCTCGCTGCTGGCAGCCGATGGCGTCGACCTCGCCGATGTCGCGCGCGTCGCGGCGCCGACCGGCGCCGCCTTCATCGCCGTCGATGCCGACGGCGCCAACCAGATCGTCGTTGCCGCCGGTGCCAATGCGCAGGCGAGCGCGGCGGCGATGGCGTCGGTGCCGCTCGGCGAGGGCGACATCCTGCTGCTCCAGCGCGAGGTGCCCGAAGCGGAGTGCCTAGCGGCGGCGCGGCACATGAAGCAGTCCGGCGGCCGCGTCATCCTCAATCTCGCGCCCGCCGGGCCGCCGGATCACGCGCTGCTCGCCGGCCTCGATATGCTCGTCGCCAACGAGCACGAGGCGCTGGTGCTGGCGCAGTCGCTGGGCTGGGCCGAGCGGGAGCCCGACGACATCGCCCGCCGCTGCGATGGCGAGCTCGGCATCGTCTGCATCGTCACGCTCGGCGGCGAGGGCGTCGTCGGTTGGCATGGCGGCGTCCGCCGCCGGCTCGCGGCCCCCGCGGTCAGCGTGGTCGATACGGTGGCGGCGGGAGACAGCTTCACCGGTGCCTTCGCGGCGGCACTGTCCGCAGGCTACGGCTTCTCGGGCGCCCTGCAGCGCGGGCTCGCGGCCGGTTCGCTCGCCTGCACGGCGGCCGGGGCCCAGCCGAGCATCCCGCACAAAGACGCCATCGAGGCCCTCGTCGGGCAGTCCTTCCTCTGA
- a CDS encoding L,D-transpeptidase, producing MRRLFGLLAACFLSLAGIASAQAGVDVRVDIAAQRIQVTTTDGESYNWAISSGRKGYRTPNGLYRPTRLEKNWYSRKYGGAMPHAVFFRGGYAIHGTTAVGALGRPASHGCIRLHPAQCRQALCAGQEAWAQPDQHRAERRGARQSLAIRQGLRR from the coding sequence ATGCGTCGTCTGTTCGGCCTGCTGGCCGCCTGTTTCCTCTCGCTTGCCGGTATCGCCTCGGCGCAGGCCGGCGTCGATGTCCGCGTCGATATCGCCGCCCAGCGCATCCAGGTCACCACGACCGACGGCGAGAGCTACAACTGGGCGATTTCCTCGGGCCGCAAGGGCTATCGCACGCCCAACGGCCTCTACCGCCCGACGCGGCTGGAGAAGAACTGGTATTCGCGCAAATATGGCGGGGCCATGCCCCATGCCGTGTTCTTCCGCGGCGGCTATGCGATCCATGGCACGACGGCGGTGGGCGCGCTCGGCCGCCCGGCCTCGCATGGCTGCATCCGCCTGCACCCGGCCCAATGCCGCCAAGCTCTTTGCGCTGGTCAAGAAGCATGGGCCCAGCCAGACCAGCATCGCGCTGAACGGCGCGGCGCCCGACAATCTCTCGCAATTCGCCAAGGCCTCCGGCGGTAG
- a CDS encoding carbonic anhydrase: MCERCAPNAPLSSFSRRSVLRLGGGLAVSVGLAGPAWAQGAATAPTPIGGTEALDRLMAGNARYAANKPNQRDFSAGRAARTRSQHPFASIVSCADSRLAPELAFDQGAGDLFVVRVAGNFVNEDGLASLEFGAAVLQSPLILVLGHSRCGAIASTIDVVKNGTQLPGHLPSLINAIRPAVLDAQKAGAPDLLEAAIEANVRLNVERLKSAAPILAERVAQKTLTVAGGVYDLATGKVKLI, translated from the coding sequence ATGTGCGAACGCTGTGCGCCGAATGCTCCTCTTTCCTCCTTCTCTCGCCGCTCCGTGCTGCGCCTCGGCGGTGGCCTCGCTGTCTCAGTCGGCCTCGCCGGCCCGGCCTGGGCGCAGGGGGCCGCCACCGCGCCAACGCCGATCGGTGGAACGGAGGCGCTCGACCGGCTGATGGCCGGCAATGCCCGCTACGCCGCCAACAAGCCCAACCAGCGCGATTTCTCGGCCGGCCGCGCGGCGCGGACCCGCTCGCAGCACCCCTTCGCCTCGATCGTGAGCTGCGCCGATTCGCGCCTCGCGCCCGAACTGGCCTTCGACCAGGGTGCCGGCGATCTCTTCGTCGTCCGCGTCGCCGGCAATTTCGTCAATGAGGATGGGCTGGCGAGCCTGGAATTCGGCGCGGCGGTCCTGCAGTCGCCCCTAATCCTCGTGCTTGGCCACAGCCGCTGCGGCGCCATCGCCTCCACGATCGACGTGGTGAAGAACGGGACGCAGTTGCCCGGGCACCTCCCCTCGCTGATCAACGCGATCAGGCCGGCCGTGCTCGACGCGCAGAAAGCCGGCGCGCCCGATCTGCTGGAGGCGGCGATCGAGGCCAATGTCCGCCTCAATGTCGAACGATTGAAGAGCGCCGCGCCGATCCTCGCCGAGCGGGTGGCCCAGAAGACGCTCACCGTCGCCGGCGGCGTCTACGACCTCGCCACGGGCAAGGTGAAGCTCATCTGA
- a CDS encoding IclR family transcriptional regulator C-terminal domain-containing protein, which produces MAGEAPDRDHMAALEKGLAVIECFDAGRDRLTIADVARATDLSRAAARRCLLTLTRIGYASFDGKFFTLTPRVLRLGHAWLASSALPQLVQPFLERLSEETHESSSASLLDGHEIVYIARSAQRRIMSVGLSVGTRLPASCTSMGRVLLAARDPADARARILAGKPRALTPHTVTDPDRLTEILAVVRAQGYCIVDQELELGLISIALPLINARGEVVAAFNLSGQVQRSSAAEMAERFLPSMRQLQMLLRPMIS; this is translated from the coding sequence ATGGCTGGAGAGGCGCCCGACCGCGACCATATGGCCGCCCTCGAAAAGGGACTGGCGGTGATCGAGTGCTTCGATGCCGGCCGAGACAGACTGACGATCGCGGATGTCGCGCGGGCGACGGATCTCTCCCGCGCCGCCGCCCGGCGCTGCCTGTTGACGCTGACGCGGATCGGCTATGCCAGCTTCGACGGGAAGTTCTTTACCCTGACGCCGCGCGTGCTGCGGCTTGGCCATGCCTGGCTGGCCTCCAGCGCGCTGCCCCAGCTCGTGCAGCCCTTTCTGGAGCGGCTCTCCGAGGAGACGCACGAGTCATCCTCGGCCTCGCTGCTCGACGGGCACGAGATCGTCTACATCGCGCGCTCGGCGCAAAGGCGGATCATGTCCGTCGGGCTCTCGGTCGGCACGAGGCTACCGGCTTCCTGCACCTCCATGGGCCGGGTGCTGCTGGCGGCTCGCGATCCCGCCGACGCCCGGGCGCGCATTCTGGCGGGGAAGCCCCGCGCCCTAACACCCCACACCGTGACCGATCCGGATCGGCTGACAGAGATCCTGGCCGTCGTGCGGGCGCAGGGCTACTGCATCGTCGATCAGGAGCTGGAACTGGGCCTGATCTCGATCGCCCTGCCGCTCATCAACGCACGGGGCGAGGTGGTCGCCGCCTTCAACCTCTCCGGCCAGGTCCAGCGCAGCTCGGCTGCGGAGATGGCCGAGCGCTTCCTGCCCAGCATGCGCCAGCTCCAGATGCTGCTGCGCCCCATGATCAGTTGA
- a CDS encoding sulfite exporter TauE/SafE family protein yields MLDMLLPAGVAPAIALLLIAVSFLTSAFTAAFGIGGGVAMLGALAGTVPPSVIIAVHGLVQVGSNVGRTYVQRAHALWPLVARFTAGSVIGAVIGALLVVELPERILLGLLGAFILVMTWLPKPRIPGLASSGLVIGGGLSTIVTMFVGATGPFVQALLLPLKLEKRQLIATHAACTTIQHLLKVFAFGALGFAFSDWLPLIGAMIVSGFAGTMLGTRLLERLPERWFAVAIKAILTVVGLDLLRRAAGF; encoded by the coding sequence ATGCTCGACATGCTCCTGCCGGCCGGCGTCGCGCCCGCCATCGCGCTGCTGCTGATCGCCGTCAGCTTCCTGACCTCGGCCTTCACCGCCGCCTTCGGCATCGGCGGCGGGGTGGCGATGCTGGGTGCACTCGCCGGCACGGTGCCGCCCTCCGTGATCATCGCCGTCCACGGGCTGGTTCAGGTCGGCTCCAATGTCGGGCGGACCTATGTGCAGCGGGCGCATGCGCTCTGGCCGCTGGTGGCGCGCTTCACCGCGGGCTCGGTGATCGGGGCCGTGATCGGCGCGCTGCTGGTGGTGGAATTGCCCGAGCGCATCCTGCTCGGCCTGCTCGGTGCCTTCATCCTCGTGATGACCTGGCTGCCGAAGCCGCGCATTCCCGGGCTGGCCTCGAGCGGGCTGGTGATCGGCGGCGGGCTCTCGACCATCGTCACCATGTTCGTGGGCGCGACCGGGCCCTTCGTGCAGGCGCTGCTGCTGCCGCTCAAGCTGGAGAAGCGCCAGCTGATCGCGACCCATGCGGCCTGCACGACGATCCAGCACCTGCTCAAGGTCTTCGCCTTCGGCGCGCTGGGCTTTGCCTTCTCGGACTGGCTGCCGCTGATCGGCGCCATGATCGTCTCGGGCTTCGCCGGGACGATGCTGGGGACGAGGCTGCTGGAACGGCTGCCGGAGCGCTGGTTCGCGGTCGCGATCAAGGCGATCCTGACGGTGGTCGGCCTCGACCTGCTGCGCCGCGCCGCCGGCTTCTGA
- a CDS encoding 2-dehydro-3-deoxygalactonokinase produces MPRPLIALDWGTTRARAFLISAAGEVLERRSAEQGIQSVPVGAFPAAFEAIAGDLRRMAPEAQIVLAGMVGSRNGWVEAAYVPCPAAPDAIAAAGLKVALADGTPALILPGLSCDEGAFDVMRGEETLIVGLGLEDGIACLPGTHSKWALVEGGRITRFASFMTGEIWGLLRQNSILSRLAEEPSEEGARLGLAAGFAASPRPGGLLNTAFAARSEVLAGRLPGSAVGPYLSALLVGHEIAGALAMFGRHDTVHLVADGAMAESYGAGLAAAGLKTIVTTPEAAFVAGIRRLAGAIAA; encoded by the coding sequence ATGCCCAGACCCCTGATCGCGCTCGACTGGGGCACGACCCGCGCCCGCGCCTTCCTTATCTCGGCAGCGGGCGAGGTTCTGGAGCGCCGCAGCGCCGAACAGGGCATCCAGTCCGTACCTGTAGGAGCCTTCCCGGCCGCCTTCGAGGCCATCGCCGGCGACCTGCGCCGGATGGCGCCCGAGGCGCAAATCGTGCTGGCCGGGATGGTCGGCAGCCGCAATGGCTGGGTCGAGGCGGCTTATGTGCCATGCCCCGCCGCGCCGGATGCCATCGCCGCAGCCGGCCTGAAGGTCGCGCTGGCCGACGGCACGCCTGCGCTGATCCTGCCCGGCCTCTCCTGTGACGAAGGCGCCTTCGACGTCATGCGCGGCGAGGAGACGCTGATCGTCGGGCTCGGGTTGGAGGACGGTATCGCCTGCCTGCCCGGCACGCATTCGAAATGGGCGCTCGTCGAGGGCGGACGGATCACCCGCTTCGCCAGCTTCATGACCGGCGAGATCTGGGGCCTGCTGCGGCAGAACTCGATTCTTTCCCGGCTCGCCGAGGAGCCTAGCGAGGAGGGCGCACGGCTCGGCCTTGCGGCGGGCTTTGCCGCCTCGCCCCGCCCCGGCGGCCTGCTCAACACGGCCTTCGCGGCCCGCTCCGAGGTGCTGGCCGGGCGGCTGCCTGGTTCGGCCGTCGGCCCCTATCTCTCGGCCCTGCTGGTCGGCCACGAGATCGCCGGCGCGCTCGCGATGTTCGGGCGGCATGACACCGTCCATCTCGTCGCCGACGGCGCCATGGCGGAGAGCTACGGCGCAGGCCTGGCCGCAGCGGGGCTGAAGACCATTGTGACCACGCCGGAAGCCGCCTTCGTCGCCGGCATCCGCCGCCTCGCCGGAGCCATCGCGGCATGA
- a CDS encoding CoA-transferase subunit beta produces the protein MMNATPTEMMTIAAARLLTNQDVCFVGIGAPSAACNLARLTHAPKITLIYESGTLSTRPSVLPLSIGDGELCDTALTTVAVPEMFRYWLQGGRITIGFLGGAQIDRFANLNTTVVGPYDAPKVRLPGGGGAPEIASNCGQIFITMAMGTRAFVDRLPFITSFGHGKGKGDREAIGLKTKGPTKVMTDLCVLEPDPATAELTVVSLHPGVTREQVQAGCGWPLRFAADVAETPAATEQELSVLRDLHARTKQAHGVAA, from the coding sequence CTGATGAACGCGACCCCCACCGAGATGATGACGATCGCGGCCGCGCGCCTGCTGACGAACCAGGATGTCTGCTTCGTCGGCATCGGCGCGCCCTCGGCCGCTTGCAACCTCGCCCGCCTCACCCATGCGCCCAAGATCACGCTGATCTACGAATCCGGCACGCTCTCGACGCGGCCCAGCGTGCTGCCGCTGTCGATCGGCGACGGCGAGCTCTGCGACACCGCGCTGACCACCGTCGCGGTGCCCGAGATGTTCCGCTACTGGCTCCAGGGCGGGCGCATCACCATCGGCTTCCTCGGCGGCGCGCAGATCGACCGCTTCGCCAATCTCAACACCACGGTCGTCGGCCCCTATGACGCTCCCAAGGTGCGTCTGCCCGGCGGCGGCGGCGCGCCCGAGATCGCCAGCAATTGCGGCCAGATCTTCATCACCATGGCGATGGGCACCCGCGCCTTCGTCGACAGGCTGCCCTTCATCACCTCCTTCGGTCACGGCAAGGGCAAGGGAGACCGCGAAGCGATCGGCCTGAAGACGAAGGGTCCGACCAAGGTGATGACCGATCTCTGCGTGCTGGAGCCCGATCCGGCAACGGCGGAACTCACCGTCGTTTCGCTGCATCCGGGCGTGACGCGCGAGCAGGTCCAGGCCGGTTGCGGCTGGCCGCTGCGCTTCGCGGCCGACGTCGCGGAAACGCCGGCTGCGACGGAGCAGGAATTGTCGGTGCTGCGCGATCTCCACGCCCGCACCAAGCAAGCCCATGGGGTGGCGGCATGA
- the pcaG gene encoding protocatechuate 3,4-dioxygenase subunit alpha has protein sequence MSTDPQTAEAPLGITPSQTIGPFFAYALTPRAYGGSELATGTVAAEGVAGEHIRIAGTVYDGDGAPVGDAMLETWQADAQGRYNAAGNAGFTGFGRVETTAEGAFHIETIRPGPVAAPDGTIQAPHLSLSVFARGILTRLTTRIYFEGEAANAADPVLALVPAERRQTLIATRQPDGNFRFDIHLQGENETVFFAA, from the coding sequence ATGAGCACTGATCCGCAAACGGCCGAGGCCCCCCTCGGCATCACGCCGTCGCAGACCATCGGCCCCTTCTTCGCCTATGCGCTGACGCCGCGCGCCTATGGCGGCAGCGAGCTCGCGACCGGGACCGTCGCGGCCGAGGGCGTCGCCGGCGAGCACATCCGCATTGCCGGCACGGTCTATGACGGCGACGGGGCCCCGGTGGGCGACGCCATGCTCGAAACCTGGCAGGCCGACGCGCAGGGTCGCTACAACGCCGCCGGCAATGCCGGCTTCACCGGTTTCGGCCGCGTGGAGACGACGGCCGAGGGCGCCTTCCACATCGAGACGATTCGCCCAGGTCCTGTCGCCGCCCCCGACGGAACGATACAGGCGCCGCATCTCTCGCTCTCCGTCTTCGCCCGCGGCATCCTCACCCGGCTGACGACGCGGATCTATTTCGAAGGTGAAGCGGCCAATGCGGCCGATCCCGTGCTGGCGCTGGTGCCGGCCGAGCGGCGCCAGACGCTGATCGCGACGCGCCAGCCCGACGGCAACTTCCGCTTCGATATCCATCTGCAGGGCGAAAACGAGACGGTCTTCTTCGCGGCGTGA
- the hisF gene encoding imidazole glycerol phosphate synthase subunit HisF gives MLKTRIIPCLDVKDGRVVKGVKFLDLVDAGDPVEAAKAYDAAGADELCFLDITASHEDRGILFDVVTRTAEACFMPLTVGGGVRKVEDIRGLLLAGADKVSINTAAVTNRQFVKQAAEKFGDQCIVVAIDAKQVSSGRWEIFTHGGRNPTGLEAVAFAREVVSLGAGELLVTSMDRDGTKVGYDLGLTRAIADAVSVPVIASGGVGDLDDLVNGVREGHASAVLAASIFHFGTYTIGQAKAHMARAGLAMRLD, from the coding sequence ATGCTCAAGACCCGCATCATTCCCTGCCTCGACGTCAAGGACGGCCGCGTCGTCAAGGGCGTGAAGTTCCTCGATCTCGTCGATGCGGGCGATCCCGTCGAGGCCGCCAAGGCCTATGACGCGGCCGGCGCCGACGAGCTCTGCTTCCTCGACATCACCGCCAGCCATGAGGACCGCGGCATTCTGTTCGACGTGGTGACGCGGACGGCGGAAGCCTGCTTCATGCCGCTGACCGTCGGAGGCGGGGTGCGCAAGGTCGAGGACATCCGCGGGCTCCTGCTGGCGGGCGCCGACAAGGTCTCGATCAACACGGCTGCCGTGACCAACCGGCAGTTCGTCAAGCAGGCGGCCGAGAAGTTCGGCGACCAGTGCATCGTGGTGGCAATCGACGCCAAGCAGGTCTCGTCGGGCCGCTGGGAGATCTTCACCCACGGCGGGCGCAACCCCACGGGTCTGGAGGCAGTGGCCTTTGCGCGGGAGGTCGTCTCGCTGGGCGCCGGCGAACTGCTGGTGACCTCGATGGACCGCGACGGCACCAAGGTCGGCTACGATCTGGGCCTGACCCGCGCCATCGCGGATGCGGTCAGCGTCCCGGTGATCGCCTCGGGCGGCGTCGGCGACCTCGACGATCTCGTCAACGGCGTGCGCGAGGGCCACGCCTCGGCCGTTCTGGCGGCCTCCATCTTCCATTTCGGGACCTACACGATCGGCCAGGCCAAGGCGCACATGGCGCGGGCCGGGCTGGCGATGCGGCTGGATTGA
- a CDS encoding TIGR02281 family clan AA aspartic protease, with product MTQKPIIWALGTAAVVSLVAVSYGSKLARWVGRDDAPSAASVTAAPASTQARLPEPAAAPSRPSEPPTLTVAADYRGHFVVHPSIDNYRVQMLVDTGASVVALTAKDASALGIRPSSADYKMTLSTANGTVKGARVNLREVRLGSILVRNVEAVVLPEGALAMSLLGTSFLAKLRGYEVQTGRMILRG from the coding sequence ATGACGCAGAAGCCGATCATCTGGGCGCTGGGGACCGCGGCAGTCGTCTCGCTGGTCGCGGTCAGCTATGGCAGCAAGCTCGCCCGCTGGGTCGGCCGCGACGATGCGCCGAGCGCCGCCTCCGTGACGGCCGCGCCGGCATCGACGCAGGCGCGCCTGCCGGAGCCCGCCGCTGCGCCGTCCCGCCCATCCGAACCGCCGACATTGACGGTGGCGGCCGATTATCGCGGGCACTTCGTCGTGCACCCGTCGATCGACAATTACCGCGTGCAAATGCTCGTCGATACGGGGGCCAGCGTTGTCGCGCTGACCGCGAAGGATGCCAGCGCGCTCGGCATCCGCCCCTCCAGCGCCGATTACAAGATGACGCTGAGCACCGCTAACGGCACCGTGAAGGGCGCCCGCGTCAATCTGCGCGAGGTCCGTCTGGGCTCCATCCTAGTGCGCAATGTCGAGGCCGTGGTGCTGCCCGAAGGGGCGCTGGCGATGAGCCTGCTCGGAACGTCCTTCCTCGCCAAGCTCAGGGGCTACGAGGTCCAGACCGGCCGCATGATCCTGCGCGGCTGA